The genomic DNA ATCCCCCGTCGGGCCGCAGCAGATGAAGCGGTCGCGGAGCGGGCAGGAGCCCGAGATCGACATCGAAAAAGGCTTCGCGCGCTTCGTCGGCTTCTTCTCCGCGCACCACCAGGCCGGCCAGGGTGCCTCCCCAGCGGCCGGTCACCAGATCCTCGACCATCACCGCCACCCGGTCGATGCCGGTCGTCTCGAGATCGAGCGGCAGCGACAGGCGAACCTGCGACGGATCCTCCAACCGGGAAGGGACGGCGCGACGGTGGCTCACCTGGCGGCCCGCCTCGCCCACCGCCACCAGGGTCACTCGTGCCGCTGGATCGACGCCCGATCCCACCGCCACCCGCGCTTCCAGCCGCGGCACCGCGCCGTCCGTTTCGATCACCGCTACCACTTCGAGATCGCCCGGTACCTCTTCGCCCAGCAGCAAACGTTCGGCGCGCAGGGCGGCCACGGCTTCCGGCGTGGCTCCGCCGGACCACTGCGGAGCCCGCACGCTCCAACCCTCACGGGTCGAGGTGACAGCCAGGGAACTCCCGGTACTGGCCGGCTCCCGGGCCGAGGAGTAGCGCACCCGCCACCGGCCGGCGAGACCCTCCAGCGCACCGTCGAGCTGGTCCGCCTCCATCACCGCCTCGCCGCCGCTCAAGAAGGCCAGGCGTTCGAGGGCCTCCTCCGGCCGCTGCGGCACCGGCGCCGGCGCCTCGGCCAAACCGGCCCGTTCGGCGGGACTCTTACGACCGGGGATCCGGAAGGTGCCCAGCACCGGCACGCTCGGATTGTCGGGGTTCTCCACCACCCCGAAGCGCGAAGGCTCCTCCACCCGACTGCCGCGCAGGGCGAGGGGGAAGACGACCCACCGATAGGCGGTGAGCGCTTTGCCGAGAGCATCCACCGACAAGGACTCGCCGGTCCCGGCGGGTACTTCCTCACCGGCGAGTCGCCGCAAAGCTGCCTCCGGCGACAGGTCGAAGCCGTCGGTCACCAACACCACCGCCTGCGGACCACGCGGCCGGCCGGCGGACAACCAGCCCAACCAGGCGCGTTGCCGGTCTTCGACCAAACTCACTTCTTCGCGCACCGCCTCGGCGATCACCTGTTGCCGCTCTGCGCCGGTCACCCGCTCCAAAAGGCCCAGGGCTTCCCGCCGCTGCTCCACCAACCGGTCGGCGCCGCGCTCGAGCAAAGAAACCCGGCCGAGGGCCCCGGCGAGATCCAGGGCATCGCGCGTCGCCGGCATGATCAGCCGCGGCTCCGGATCCGCCACCACCACCTCAACCCAACCGAGGTCCGTCAGCGTCTGGGCGCGCTCTTCGAGCAAACGGGCGGAACGCGCCATGGAGCCCTCACCGGACGTGGTCAGGTCGAACAGCACCGTCACGCGCCAGGGCTCGAAGCCCGGCTCGCCGGGCTGCTCCACGGCAACCACCGCGCGGGACTCATCGTCCTCGGAAACGGCCAGATCCCGCGGCGCTACGGCCTCCGGCACCCGGCCTTTGGCATCGCGGACATCCACCATGAAGGCCTCCACGGCCAGCCGCAGATCGCCGGTTTCCGGTTCCGCCGGCCGGCTGGCGGCGATCGCCCAGGCGGCCACCCCACTGCATCCGAAACACGCCAAAATCGCCACCCGGGCTGTCCATCGCTTCATGAGAATTCGCTTCCTCGTCGGTTGACACAGGGGGAGTTCATCGGTGGGAAACATCATGCAAAGGCCGGGCCGCAGCGCGGCCGGGAGACAAGACCGAAACAAGAGCTAGACGGACCAGGGCAACCGTTGAAGGTCGACGTTGCCGCCGGTGAGCACGATGCCGATCCGCTCCTCGGAGGTCGGCGCCTTGGCCAGCAGCGCCGCCAAGGGAACCGCCGCCGAGGGCTCGATGACCGTCTTCAGGCGTTCCCAGGCCCAGCGCATGGCCTCGATGATGTCGCGCTCCTCGACGCGGATCACATCGCTCACCCGCTCCTTCAGAGCCCGAAAGGTACGAGGAGAAAGGGTCGTGCGGAGGCCGTCGGCCACGGTAGGCCCCGGCCCGGCCGCCTCACGCCGGCCCGCCCGGAAGGAGCGGTAGGCGTCGTC from Acidobacteriota bacterium includes the following:
- a CDS encoding VWA domain-containing protein — translated: MKRWTARVAILACFGCSGVAAWAIAASRPAEPETGDLRLAVEAFMVDVRDAKGRVPEAVAPRDLAVSEDDESRAVVAVEQPGEPGFEPWRVTVLFDLTTSGEGSMARSARLLEERAQTLTDLGWVEVVVADPEPRLIMPATRDALDLAGALGRVSLLERGADRLVEQRREALGLLERVTGAERQQVIAEAVREEVSLVEDRQRAWLGWLSAGRPRGPQAVVLVTDGFDLSPEAALRRLAGEEVPAGTGESLSVDALGKALTAYRWVVFPLALRGSRVEEPSRFGVVENPDNPSVPVLGTFRIPGRKSPAERAGLAEAPAPVPQRPEEALERLAFLSGGEAVMEADQLDGALEGLAGRWRVRYSSAREPASTGSSLAVTSTREGWSVRAPQWSGGATPEAVAALRAERLLLGEEVPGDLEVVAVIETDGAVPRLEARVAVGSGVDPAARVTLVAVGEAGRQVSHRRAVPSRLEDPSQVRLSLPLDLETTGIDRVAVMVEDLVTGRWGGTLAGLVVRGEEADEAREAFFDVDLGLLPAPRPLHLLRPDGGYLRGPVSFETVVSDPTIERVDFLLDGRRVEQSESAPFRAVLNLGRLPLRRLVEAVAYDAAGALVARDEVTINAGGDQFAVRFTEPLDPDALGAVFDVAAEVEVPAGQRIERVEFFRDEEKVATLFRPPFRHRMAGGAATPGFVRVKARLESGTEVEDLLVLGPGTADRVEVNLVELYVVVSDRAGRPVRDLPQEVFEVREEGAPQELAGFNSAGDLPVTVGLAIDASASMFAKLPSVQEAARQFLGGLEDGRDRAFLVEFDSRPSLAAEPTGDLDRVVTAVDRLESGGQTSLWESIVFSLVQLQGAGGRKALVVYSDGADQDKGFDYRTCLRFARKVGIPVYVIVSNNEAVRTDGIGLRTFGDRLDRLTRSVGGKTYLVRSGQDLTEVYREIERELASQYLLTYYSGAGREGGWRGVEVEVKGRGLSARTVAGYER